Proteins from one Flammeovirgaceae bacterium genomic window:
- a CDS encoding transcriptional regulator: MFNDLDPLLHSQLRLAIMSLLVSVDSAGFTFIKEKTGATAGNLSVQLDKLSSAGYIGIKKSFKGKMPHTTCSITKKGIKAFEDYVKALQQYIHK, encoded by the coding sequence ATGTTTAACGACCTGGATCCCCTATTGCATTCACAATTAAGGCTGGCCATCATGTCATTGCTCGTCAGTGTGGATTCGGCCGGGTTTACCTTCATCAAAGAAAAAACGGGGGCAACGGCCGGCAACCTAAGCGTGCAGTTGGACAAGTTGTCATCGGCAGGCTATATCGGCATAAAAAAATCCTTTAAAGGAAAGATGCCACACACCACCTGTAGCATTACCAAAAAAGGGATCAAGGCATTTGAAGACTACGTAAAGGCATTGCAGCAATATATTCACAAATAA
- a CDS encoding DUF1579 family protein: MKAVVYILLLTSTTLLAQPRDFSGLCKAEMKKLGYLVGDWKGTATVQTPSGPKTVNQTEHIQWALDSVVLVIEGTGTEQGRATFNALALVNFDPASKQYKFRSYLKEGTTTDAYFKILEENKFEWGFDIPSGGQVKYMITLDPVKKTWYELGEYSPDGARWMKSIEMNLVKL, encoded by the coding sequence ATGAAAGCAGTCGTTTACATCCTCCTTCTCACCAGCACCACTTTGTTGGCACAGCCCCGCGACTTTTCCGGGCTATGCAAGGCCGAAATGAAAAAACTCGGATACCTCGTGGGGGACTGGAAGGGCACCGCTACCGTACAAACGCCCAGCGGCCCCAAAACGGTCAACCAAACGGAACACATCCAATGGGCGCTCGATAGCGTGGTATTGGTGATTGAAGGCACCGGAACGGAACAAGGCCGGGCAACTTTCAATGCCCTCGCCCTGGTCAATTTCGACCCGGCCTCAAAACAATATAAGTTCAGGTCCTACCTCAAGGAAGGGACCACAACGGATGCCTATTTCAAAATTTTGGAGGAAAATAAATTCGAATGGGGTTTTGACATCCCCTCCGGTGGGCAGGTAAAATATATGATCACCCTGGACCCGGTGAAAAAGACATGGTACGAACTGGGCGAGTACTCCCCTGACGGGGCCCGGTGGATGAAATCCATTGAAATGAACCTTGTTAAACTTTAA
- a CDS encoding DUF2306 domain-containing protein — MINSLTGLVHLLAALASLVIGTLVLLLAKGTRAHRMWGYLYFYSMLMVNASAFMLYGLFGSFGPFHVAALISFSTLVAGIVPAVRRKPAGKWPMYHFTFMYFSVIGLYAAFASEILTRIPESPFFTMVVAASTAITVGGTIIFQRLRPKWSRQFNKMG, encoded by the coding sequence ATGATAAATAGCTTAACCGGGCTGGTCCACTTGCTTGCTGCCCTGGCTTCCCTGGTGATAGGCACGCTTGTTTTACTACTTGCCAAAGGGACCCGGGCACACCGCATGTGGGGGTACTTGTATTTTTATTCGATGCTAATGGTAAACGCCTCTGCCTTTATGCTTTATGGTTTGTTTGGTTCTTTTGGGCCCTTTCATGTGGCGGCACTGATCAGTTTTTCAACATTGGTGGCAGGGATTGTTCCAGCCGTGAGGAGAAAACCTGCAGGCAAATGGCCCATGTACCACTTTACGTTTATGTATTTCTCTGTAATCGGGCTTTATGCAGCCTTTGCTTCGGAAATCCTTACGCGAATACCTGAAAGCCCTTTTTTCACAATGGTCGTGGCCGCATCTACTGCCATTACGGTAGGTGGGACAATCATTTTCCAAAGGTTGCGCCCCAAATGGTCGCGCCAATTCAATAAAATGGGCTAA